One Ranitomeya variabilis isolate aRanVar5 chromosome 4, aRanVar5.hap1, whole genome shotgun sequence genomic window, GGGTGGAGAGTCTCAAGATTGtgaatccaaaaagcctctctaCGTTTTAAACGTGCAATCCTGTCACCACCCCGTCTCATAGGTGGTATGTGCTCTATGACCTGGAATCGCAGCTGTGCGATGCTATGTCCTTTGGTGGTGAAGTGAAGGGGAATAGGTAATAGGAGATTTTTACAACGTATGGTGGACTTGTGCTTTGATATCCTATCCCTTATTTGTTGTgttgtttcccccacatacagtaagccACACGGGCATTTGATCAAGTACACGACCCATGATGTGTCACAGGTGAAGAAATCCGGAATACGGAAAATTTTGCCAGACTGGGGATGGTGGAATGTTGTACCTTTAAGGACATTGTGGCATTGTGCACAATGAAGGCAGGGAAAGGTGCCTGTGCGAGGATTTTGTAGAAAGCGTTGGCGTGGTGCCACTCTGTTAGTGCCTATGTCTGCCTTAACTAACGAATCTTTGAGATTAGGGGGGCGCCTAAAACAGGGAAGGAAAGGTTCATGAAACTCCGGAACCTCCGGGTGGGCACTCCTCAGTAAGTGCCAATGTCTGCGTATGGATCTATGTAAGATGTAGGCACAGGGATGGAAAGAGTGGATGAACGGAATCCGTTTTGAGGACCTATTGGGTCGGGGTGGAGAGGGTAATGCGGCATTATGGATAACTGTTGCTGGGTAACCGCGTTGGGAAAATTTGGACGCCATCTCCTGGAGGCGGAGAGAGCGGAGGTCCGTGTCAGAAACAATTCTGGACACCCGATGAAATTGGGATTTGGGTATCGACTTTTTGGTGGAAGGAGGATGAAAGCTGGTGTAATGCAACAAGCTGTTGCGATCAGTACTTTTGGTGTATAAGTCGGTAGAAATAGATCCGTCAGGCTTGAGGATGACCGTTGTGTCGAGAAAGTTGATCCTATTAAAGTCGTGAGACTTGGTGAATGATATGCCAGGCCAGGCTGTGTTAAGCCAATCAAAGAAGGAGGAGAGGGCTTCCAACGTGCCCacccatatgcaaaaaatatcatctatataacgtTTCCAAAGGAGAACGTTATTTTGGAAAAGAGAATGTATGTATATGGCGCTCTCCTCGAAATCGGCCATATAACAATTTGCAtatgggggcgctacgttggagcccatcgcggtgccgcgAACCTGCAGATAGAAGTCATCTTGAAACATGAAATGATTACGAGTGAGAATGATGGTTAGAAGATCAACACATAAATTTACCTGGTCAGTCGGTAGACCAGAGTGTGAAAGCAGTTTGTGAACTGAATTGATCCCCTCTATGTGTGGGATAGATGTATATAGGTCTCTAACATCCATGGTGACCAGTATGGCATTTGGGGGGATGTGATCGAGACCTTTCAAGACCTCAAGAAAAGCCCCTGTGTCTAAGATATAAGATCGGGATGTCCGTATTAGCGGAGTTAGGACTTTCTCCAAATATATCGCTAGTGGTGAGAGTATAGAGTCTGTGGAGGCCACGATAGGCCTCCCCGGTGGCTTCTCCaaatttttatgtattttggggATAGTATAGAAAACAGGAATCACTGGATGTGAATTTGTAAGGAAATCACATGTTTTGGAATCTAGTACCCCCAATGTCgtatatttttggaggatctcagcAATGTTTTGTCTAATAGAGGCCGTAGGGTCCCTTTGTAGTTTAAGGTAGATAGTGGTGTCATTTAATTGGCGTAGAATTTCATCTAAGTAATCTGATCTGTTCATCACAACCAGGGCACCCCCTTTATCTGCCGGTTTTATAATAAGACTTTTATCGTCCTGTAGGCCCCGCAGGGCCTGTCGTTCGGTAACCGTGAGGTTAGAGGGATAAAACAAGTTACCCCGGTTGATATCATACCGTAGTGTTTGGAAAGAGTCTTGGACGAACCCGATAAAGGTCTCCATGGCATGTGAGCCATGTGGGGGCCTAAAGTGGCTCTTTTTATGTAACCCCAAACTGCTGGAAGTTAGTGTATTTGAAGAAGTACCTGTTTGGGGTTCGGCTGAGACTGTGTCTGGTATTGAGGCAAAATAGGCTTTGAGCCTGAGTGACCGAAAAAATCGTTGTAGGTCCATCTCAAGGTCAAAAGTGTGACAACGATAAGACGGGCAGAACGACAAACCCTTCTGTAGGACCTTATATTCCGCCACCCCCAAAGTTCTATCAGAGATGTTGATCACCAATAGGTTGGTACCTGTGATCTCGTGATTCTCATGTGATCTGGGTCTCGTCCGGCgtccgtggccgcgcctcgtggTCTTCTTCGTGGAGGGCGTAGACGCTGTCCTAAAAAACGAGGGGGCCCAGCTGAGGACGTGTCCCGTTCTTGTTCCGACCCTGATGTTGAATAATCGAGAGAGGACCGAAGAGCTGAACGTGGTAAAATGCGACGATTGGATAAGTTGTCTTGCCATCTGTAAACTTGTTTTAGCTCGTAGTCCTCTGTGTCTCTATTAAATTTGGACCGTTTTCTCTCTTCCGTTTCTCGTCGATGTTTGTCGATGTTCTTGGAAATTTGGTCTTTCAATGCTGAGAGGAGAGCGCCATATACATACATTCTCTTTTCCAAAATAACGTTCTCCTTTGGAAacgttatatagatgatattttttgcatatgggtGGGCACGTTGGAAGCCCTCTCCTCCTTCTTTGATTGGCTTAACACAGCCTGGCCTGGCATATCATTCACCAAGTCTCACGACTTTAATAGGATCAACTTTCTCGACACAACGGTCATCCTCAAGCCTGACGGATCTATTTCTACCGACTTATACACCAAAAGTACTGATCGCAACAGCTTGTTGCATTACACCAGCTTTCATCCTCCTTCCACCAAAAAGTCGATACCCAAATCCCAATTTCATCGGGTGTCCAGAATTGTTTCTGACACGGACCTCCGCTCTCTCCGCCTCCAGGAGATGGCGTCCAAATTTTCCCAACGCGGTTACCCAGCAACAGTTATCCATAATGCCGCATTACCCTCTCCACCCCGACCCAATAGGTCCTCAAAACGGATTCCGTTCATCCACTCTTTCCATCCCTGTGCCTACATCTTACATAGATCCATACGCAGACATTGGCACTTACTGAGGAGTGCCCACCCGGAGGTTCCGGAGTTTCATGAACCTTTCCTTCCCTGTTTTAGGCGCCCCCCTAATCTCAAAGATTCGTTAGTTAAGGCAGACATAGGCACTAACAGAGTGGCACCACGCCAACGCTTTCTACAAAATCCTCGCACAGGCACCTTTCCCTGCCTTCATTGTGCACAATGCCACAATGTCCTTAAAGGTACAACATTCCACCATCCCCAGTCTGGCAAAATTTTCCGTATTCCGGATTTCTTCACCTGTGACACATCATGGGTCGTGTACTTGATCAAATGCCCGTGTggcttactgtatgtgggggaaacaacACAACAAATAAGGGATAGGATATCAAAGCACAAGTCCACCATACGTTGTAAAAATCTCCTATTACCTATTCCCCTTCACTTCACCACCAAAGGACATAGCATCGCACAGCTGCGATTCCAGGTCATAGAGCACATACCACCTATGAGACGGGGTGGTGACAGGATTGCACGTTTAAAACGtagagaggctttttggattcaCAATCTTGAGACTCTCCACCCCAAGGGTCTCAATAGAGAGTACGATCTGGCAGCATTTCTCTAGAAACACAACTATATATTATGTTCTTGGTTTCTTGGCAACactcagtgtggtatttccttatCATTTTGTAACTGTGCCAATACTATGTATTACCTATATGCGCCATTTTTTGTCTCTTAACGGTTTTGGTCACATAAACATCATGTTTTTCTATGTACCATTATATACGGTTTACTGTTAATTCATGTTGTGCAGCCAATTGTATTTAATTCGTTTCTTTATTATCTCTCTTTAGAGCCGACTTTATTGAAAGCATGTCTTACATCTCTTATCATGCCCTTCCTTTCTGGAGCAGCTGGTCGTCTCTACCTCAATACTGCACGCCAAGGCACAACACTGAATTTCACCACCACGCATAACCTCTACTGAGCTCCGTTCTTGTCCCAGGCACCGCCCACCTTGAGGATCTCTTATCCTCCCTTCTAACGTCCCACTCCGCACTGGTGGAACATTACAAGCAGCAGCACGTTGCACACGGACTTATTATGCCCGGGCTCCGTCACTTCCGGTTGTCCCGGCTCCTGACGGAGACATATCATAGCCGCACAGGATATGCGCCTGGCCTCTGCACATTCGGCGACGTCACCTCCGCCACTCTAGTGCATCGCTGTATTGGCCGGGGTTGATTCTGACACGCCCCCCCCTCTATTTAGAGACGCACTATCCACCCACACATCAGACGAGCGGGGGAAACCGCGTCTGATGTCGGCACAAGTCTCCACGTTCTCCGGACACAGGTAATAACTCCATAGCTACCGCACTGCCATCCAACTGACTTGTATCAGTTCGGGACACTTTTGCTGCTACAGAGTTTGAGCATACGATTCTAATATATACCTTTGTTTAGTCCTAGCTCATAATACCTCTGTTCAGCGCAATTACCAGGTATGCCCTATTATATCTCTAACCGAGCACACGGTCCTATCTCGGCTAACACGCTGCCTCATTTTGCCTCACCTTCTCAGATGCTGACCGTATTTGTGCCTTGAGGCTAATATGTCTCTTTAACCCTATTTTCATTCTAAGTACGGTACGTGCCATTTTCTTCCATCCCTATTCGCTTTCACCTTATGAAAAGTGCCTTTATACTTGATCAGGTCTTGTTCTACTAGACATTATATATGTCCATGACTCTATTGCATTATGACCTATTTTACATATGCGCTTCAATATCTCATATTTGttctttgtatatacttttgtttagttgtattattttcatttattatttttcacttgtagtaactgatgaaggtccagattacggaccgaaacgtttttggggtactacaataaaatatcacaagcattaagttgagtgcatgGTTTTCTCttgaaggattaccccgaggcagcgagcttgtgggactggggagagtgggcagccatttactgtaatggttaggttcttgTTGTTAGGTTTTTATCTGAAGAGCCCTGACTGCAAGTGCTAATGCATTGGGATatatggaaactccactagcctggttgcctgcaatgctctgaacacatgtaagtgttatttctcagttattccttttttttatatatatatatatatatatatatatatatatatatatataattacccctgtacatatttgcaattgtctcattttgtaacatccttgtaatatttttgtgTAAACACTGccctttttcggagtaaaatatataaattactagttcgtccttcatgctctaaaacataccctaagtctcctgaagggaattacgctactgttttgggttagcttcggacccgtttaatcgaagctggtggcggcactaccgtgtgccggcctttgggtgtcactgtagcgactgcggcattgataattattgttcctgcctgagtgggagtagttatcgcgtcgctgcagcgtgcccaatagccagtacatagcaggcagcctgtctggcgactaattacccagggtgcagtacctaatctgacctgagagtaaggggggcgccagagagctgcaagtgttaagtggaactgtaagtgggatatacctaaatccctgcagttcgtggtatattgaagagcagtgggatacctagaataagcccctgctgtaaactaagaggtcaatagcctcgtgtgtgtctttttatcacattgtggagtggagggataacgaagataagcccctgcacatgtgatagccgtctgttggcctaaagtcaccccaatccgtgacgtagggggtgacagtcacggtgtgaatcgtgccaAGAGCTGGGACATTGGGAAATATTATTTCACCTAGCTTCTTTAATCCCACAGCCAGACAAAAGATATGGTTAAACCATCCGGGTTTCTTTGGCTGCGGAGGATATAGCTGTAGAAGATGTAAACATTCTGAAACAACTCGCACATTCTCCAATTTCAATAACACCCAACAATTCAAAATTCAACAATATAGAAACTGCAACTCTTGCAATGTTGTATACATGATTAAGTGCACTGAATGCAATCTGATGTATATAGGTTGCACCATCCGCAATTTAAAAGGTCAGAATTACTGAACACAAAACGGACATTGTTTCTCTTTCCAGTTCACATTGCACCATTTCATACGCATCCAGGCATTATATTCATAGTCATCGAAGTACTGCTTCATTTAGGATTTCTGGAGTAGAACGCATTGCACATCCATTAAGAGGAGGAAACATCAAGAGACTTATAATGACCAGAgaggcattttggatttttttatttgGGAACATGCCATTCTTCAGGTCTGAATGGTCGCAAGGAACTTAtgttccattattattatttttttctctctttttgtgtCTAAGTATATTCACGTAATTACAGGATTTTATTTATTTagctttttctcttttcttttccaTCCCCCTCTTCCTTTGTTGCACATGGAATTGTAATGTGATTAGCATGTTTGTCATGTGATTTCAGATCagtcttttattggtaacattttgtatAAAAGTTGTATAGGACCTGCTCATGTATAGCTTGATAAAGAACGCCTCAAGCGTTTGAAACACGTAACTATATCTTGCCATGTGAACTTTGCCATTGCCATGGTTTTTTAAGAAGCATTTTCTAATACATTTTTGGTTTCAATGAAGCTGGAACACATCTCCTTTCTCTCACACGTTCTTACTCCCTTCTGTGATTGGCTGATGTCATCACCGACTCAGGCATTAGCCGCGCCTTGCACACGCGCCCGACATTACGCACCGCATCATTACATTTCTGGCTGAAGTAATAGATCTCTTTGGGACCCCCCCTTGGCCCTGGTACTTATACATGTGCCTCCAGTATTTATATGTTACTTCTCCCACCCACACCCCTCCTTAAACTTCATAAACTTCAGATTCCCCAGATGAAGCCTATACATAGACGCTGAAATGCAGGGAGACTTTGGGGGTCATTTACAGTAGGACCACTCATGGGCAGGAGTCTATGCCTGGGGCACGACAGGAGATATTAAGTTCAACTGATTACCTTCTCACCTTCCTCCAGCACGTTCGTCTATGGGCTACATCCGCTACTAAGGATATGGGTGAGacctttctgtttttttgttttacttgcACCGTTGTCGTCATTGGCATTTTAATACTCATTGAACAGAATTCATGTATATATTTGCACCGCTTCATGTTAGCATTCCTACTTCTACACATTATGCGTGTGTGTGTTCATGAGCATGGCTCTGTTTACGATCATTTATTAAAGGGAAGGTTTTATTGGTACTCTCATTGCTTGATATATAGTAAAATGTACTTAATCGTGTCCTACACTGAGAATATGTCTCATTAGTTAAGTATTGGACGCTGCACTAAACCACATAACCAACTTCTAGAGTACCATGTTATCATAGGACTCAACTTATCGAGATGAACAACCCCTTTATAATCAATCCACAGGCTATATCAGGAGCTCTAAAATGGCCTGTTAGAATGGACCAGTATCTGCATATGCATACCACTGCTACATTCAATGTCTATTCGCCTTCTAAAGAGCTCTGTTCTCAAATTAGGACAAAGCTCTCTTTAAAACATTTTAAACATTAAAAGGGCTCTCTTAGCTAACTAATAAAGATATTCTGTTTACAAAAAGCATTTCCATTGTCTATGAGATGTTACAAACAAGATCAACCCCATTTAACAGAGCAGCAAAACCTGTCCATGGACAGGAGAGGGACTGCTGCTGGAAACCAAGCAGATGTTTTTGTAATCTTAGACAAAGATCTTCTGCCAAATTTTGCAGTATAAAGTCCAAGATCTTGAAGACTTCTAGGATTAGATAGGATGGAAGAATGATATATCTATACGGTGCCAGTTTTTATAGAAGAGCAATTATCTCCATCCATCGACTGTAGACCTCTATAGGGGGGTCTGTACCTGTTTGAAATTGCACTGTTTCTTGTTAAGAAAATATAATTAGCATTTCAGGGAATCCATATGATTAATTTTCAAGTAACGCTATAATGCCATCTGTTGCTGTTGTCATCTGTGATTTTCTTGATGCAGAATAAGTTCTGACagttgtgtaaaacatttcccacagtcaGAACATGATAGCGGGTGCTCACCTAAATGAGTTTCCTGATGTTTGAGGAACATCGATCTCTTTGCAAACAGTTTACCACACAGTGGACATGAGAATTGCTTTTCCCCAGTGTGAACTGTCCAATGGTCTGAAAGACTTGATTTTCgtgtaaaacacttcccacattcagaacacacAAATGGCTTCTTTCCAGTGTGACTCCTTTCGTGATTAATGAGAGTAGATTTATGTTTAAAGCTGTTCCCACAAACAGAACAAGAGAAAGGCCTCTCTCCTTTATGAATAATTTGATGTTCAAAAAGACTTGATTTCCTActaaaacactttccacattctggacaagagaatggcttctctccagtgtggCGTCTTTGATGGTTAATGAGTACAGACTTCTGACTAAATCCTCTCCCACATTCTATGcacaaaaatggcttctcccctgtgtggattcgcaAGTGTTTCTCAAGCTGTGATCTCAATGTACAGGGTTTATTGCATTCTGGACAAATAAAAATGTTCTTTCCCGTATGAAGTCTCTGGTGATTGCTTAGATGagatttctgggtaaaacattttccacattccaaacaAGGAAATGATTTTACCCCTGTGTGACTTCTGTAATGTCTACTAAGTAGGGACTTCTGAGTAAAACATCTTCCACATTCCGAGCATTTAAAAGCATCCACACTTGTATGGGTTTGTTGGTGGTTTAGAAAGGTTGCTTTAgttgaaaaacattttttacacGAAGAACATGTGTATGACTTCTCTTCCAAGTGGATTTGCTGATGGTCATGAAATTGATCAATAGTAGAAAAATAATTCCCACATTTATGACAAGTGAAAATATTAAAGCTTTTATCAACTGAATGTGGGTTATGAGAAGATTCTGTGGGAAGGGGAGGATCAGAGGATTTTTCTACACTGTGACATACCGGGGAGCAATCTGAACTACACGTTTTTTTAAGTGTGTAATCTTGTGTTTCAAAGCTTGGAGAAAAAATGAGATGTTCCTCTGAACTAGTCCTTATCACGGTTCCATCTGCTGGGAGAACAATAAAAACAGTTCATAAGCATTAAAGTCTATATGACGTGATCAATACAAGAGTTCAACAACATTCATTTTAAAGAGAACctccaaaaataaatattttatacactgctcaaaaaaaataaagggaacactaaaatcccacatcctagctatcactgaatgaaatttttcagttgtaaatctttattcattacatagtggaatgtgttgagaacaataaaacctaaaaatgatcaatgtaaatcacaactaatatcccacggaggtctggagttggaatgatgctcaaaatcaaagtggaaaatgaagttacaggctgatccaacttcagtggaaatgcctcaagacaaggaaattatgctcagtagtgtgtgtggcctctacgtgcctgtatgaccgccctacaatgcctgggcatgctgctgatgaggtggtagatggtctcctgagagatctcctcccacacctggactaaagcatccgccaactcctggacagtctgcggtgcaacgtgacattggtggatggcgcgagacatgatgtcccagatgtgttcaataggattcaggtctggggaacgggcgggccagtccatagcttcaatgtcttcatcttgcaggaactgctgacacactcaagccacatgaggtctggcattgtcctgcactagggggaacccagggccaaccgcaccagcatatgggctCACAAGGGGtttaaggatctcatctcggtacctaatagcagtcaggatacctctggcaagcacatggagggctgtgcggccctccaaagaaatgctaccccacaccattactgacccatttccaaaccggtcatgctgaaggatgttgaaggccgatcgctctccatggcgtctccatactctgtcacatgtgctcagtgtgaacctgctttcatctgtgaagagcacagggcgccggtggcaaatttgccaatcct contains:
- the LOC143765032 gene encoding uncharacterized protein LOC143765032 isoform X3, with the protein product MKDMDESHLSEEILTLTLKMVYLLTGEEYVVVKKITGEVVTACSIPKTKVWSRTHSPIMESPPHPMLPERYNDQKILDLTNKMIELLTGEVPIRCQDVTVHFSMEEWEYIEGHKDLYKDVMMEDQKPPTSKDQSDKRNSPERCPSPLYYQCYVQEDPTITADQQDKQLGDVNATAEENETNWTDNQYYAKEDISTNVSAADGTVIRTSSEEHLIFSPSFETQDYTLKKTCSSDCSPVCHSVEKSSDPPLPTESSHNPHSVDKSFNIFTCHKCGNYFSTIDQFHDHQQIHLEEKSYTCSSCKKCFSTKATFLNHQQTHTSVDAFKCSECGRCFTQKSLLSRHYRSHTGVKSFPCLECGKCFTQKSHLSNHQRLHTGKNIFICPECNKPCTLRSQLEKHLRIHTGEKPFLCIECGRGFSQKSVLINHQRRHTGEKPFSCPECGKCFSRKSSLFEHQIIHKGERPFSCSVCGNSFKHKSTLINHERSHTGKKPFVCSECGKCFTRKSSLSDHWTVHTGEKQFSCPLCGKLFAKRSMFLKHQETHLGEHPLSCSDCGKCFTQLSELILHQENHR
- the LOC143765032 gene encoding uncharacterized protein LOC143765032 isoform X1; translated protein: MGGVRSSSVERKGVRDISWVRGDGNRGDIDVSGRSDLVFMKDMDESHLSEEILTLTLKMVYLLTGEEYVVVKKITGEVVTACSIPKTKVWSRTHSPIMESPPHPMLPERYNDQKILDLTNKMIELLTGEVPIRCQDVTVHFSMEEWEYIEGHKDLYKDVMMEDQKPPTSKDQSDKRNSPERCPSPLYYQCYVQEDPTITADQQDKQLGDVNATAEENETNWTDNQYYAKEDISTNVSAADGTVIRTSSEEHLIFSPSFETQDYTLKKTCSSDCSPVCHSVEKSSDPPLPTESSHNPHSVDKSFNIFTCHKCGNYFSTIDQFHDHQQIHLEEKSYTCSSCKKCFSTKATFLNHQQTHTSVDAFKCSECGRCFTQKSLLSRHYRSHTGVKSFPCLECGKCFTQKSHLSNHQRLHTGKNIFICPECNKPCTLRSQLEKHLRIHTGEKPFLCIECGRGFSQKSVLINHQRRHTGEKPFSCPECGKCFSRKSSLFEHQIIHKGERPFSCSVCGNSFKHKSTLINHERSHTGKKPFVCSECGKCFTRKSSLSDHWTVHTGEKQFSCPLCGKLFAKRSMFLKHQETHLGEHPLSCSDCGKCFTQLSELILHQENHR
- the LOC143765032 gene encoding uncharacterized protein LOC143765032 isoform X2; translated protein: MGGVRSSSVERKGVRDISWVRGDGNRGDIDVSGRSDLVFMKDMDESHLSEEILTLTLKMVYLLTGEEYVVVKKITGEVVTACSIPKTKVWSRTHSPIMESPPHPMLPERYNDQKILDLTNKMIELLTGEVPIRCQDVTVHFSMEEWEYIEGHKDLYKDVMMEDQKPPTSKDQSDKRNSPERCPSPLYYQCYVQEDPTITADQQDKQLGDVNATAEENETNWTDNQYYAKEDISTNVSADGTVIRTSSEEHLIFSPSFETQDYTLKKTCSSDCSPVCHSVEKSSDPPLPTESSHNPHSVDKSFNIFTCHKCGNYFSTIDQFHDHQQIHLEEKSYTCSSCKKCFSTKATFLNHQQTHTSVDAFKCSECGRCFTQKSLLSRHYRSHTGVKSFPCLECGKCFTQKSHLSNHQRLHTGKNIFICPECNKPCTLRSQLEKHLRIHTGEKPFLCIECGRGFSQKSVLINHQRRHTGEKPFSCPECGKCFSRKSSLFEHQIIHKGERPFSCSVCGNSFKHKSTLINHERSHTGKKPFVCSECGKCFTRKSSLSDHWTVHTGEKQFSCPLCGKLFAKRSMFLKHQETHLGEHPLSCSDCGKCFTQLSELILHQENHR